A region of the Plasmodium vinckei vinckei genome assembly, chromosome: PVVCY_11 genome:
tcgCTTACAGATCCGATATAGGTGACATTAGTACTGCctttataatattgaatGTAATATCCAGCTAGGTTAACAaacgttttttttaattttccttttctaATATCTTTTTCAGAATTAATGTTAGTTTTGAATGAATTTGCTTTTTTTACGATTGTGTTttcgtatttttttttggaagGGTTGTGATCATTTATATCTGCTGATACATAGGCAATTATAGTTGTAATTTCTGATAtctacaaaattaataaaaatatattggaTGAACTATTGTGAATAATATGAAGAATATGGTTTTTTGGGggacgaaaaaaaaatttcctTACTTGAACCTTTGTAGCTAAAGCATAAAAGTATTTCTGAGGGGAtccacatttttttttgtaacgttgttgtattattactaaATTTGGGTTGTACACACGAGcaacttttaaaaaaataataattttgcattatgtaaattaaaatattatgaatttGAAGATATggaaaacaataaataatatcataTAACAATGGGAGCAATAAATCATGAAATGCTGAATAAATAGtaacaataatatgttaagttgaataattatttatgttttgtaTACTTTTAACATCGCCATTATTGAAAGGACTGGGATGATTGGGATCCCATATCTCGTTTATTGTATCATTATACTAATGGAAACATAgagaaatatatgtataaaattataatcattttttaattttgattgagtttataaaattaatattgttCTTTTGTAGATACCTTATCGGAACCACAAACCATATAATCAATTCTTTCAATATCTGTATGGTTTTCaagtttttttatacataaatcCACATCAGGATTATTGTAATttgtatatgttttataacCTCCCACGCATGCAACATGAGATTCTAAATGTTTTACAGCTTCGTTCATAAGTTCTTCCGCTTCTTTAGTTTCTTTTGGGTTGGTACATAATAGGTccttgtttttttcatata
Encoded here:
- a CDS encoding fam-a protein, which translates into the protein MNKFYIQIVFFLLSVSVYLNNETLAAEAIRRKNKKSKSKNSYATSEEIYEKNKDLLCTNPKETKEAEELMNEAVKHLESHVACVGGYKTYTNYNNPDVDLCIKKLENHTDIERIDYMVCGSDKYNDTINEIWDPNHPSPFNNGDVKIARVYNPNLVIIQQRYKKKCGSPQKYFYALATKVQISEITTIIAYVSADINDHNPSKKKYENTIVKKANSFKTNINSEKDIRKGKLKKTFVNLAGYYIQYYKGSTNVTYIGSIDGHSLIKPNCFCGSYYKCYHINI